The Gemmatimonadota bacterium genome has a window encoding:
- a CDS encoding aldo/keto reductase, with amino-acid sequence MNNLPARSFGRTGMRPAALAMGAAFLHESPEAVEAIQTALELGVNYFDTYPGHHEEKWGDALSGVPRSSYYLQAKIGTHPERRKDFSGEGARWSLDQSLRSLKTDYLDCVLVHDPADVEELLREGAVFDVLLEMKSQGVVRNIGLGARSHDWHVRLIDEGISDVSLTFLDYTLVNQTAAATIFPAARRRSTGVILASVQGMGLLTGQEPDPDRERGMHPGSEPRAHRIWTWCREHGVNIRHLAIQFCLAAPVDSIVMFGPASIRHVHDAFEAATETIPDELWEAFDRTFGIRPGMDAGSS; translated from the coding sequence GTGAACAACCTACCCGCCCGCTCGTTCGGGCGAACCGGCATGCGTCCGGCGGCACTGGCCATGGGAGCCGCCTTTCTGCACGAAAGCCCCGAGGCGGTCGAGGCCATCCAGACCGCCCTGGAACTGGGCGTCAACTATTTCGATACCTATCCGGGCCACCACGAAGAGAAATGGGGCGACGCGCTCTCCGGCGTTCCCCGGTCCTCCTACTATCTCCAGGCCAAGATCGGCACCCATCCCGAACGCAGGAAGGACTTCTCCGGGGAAGGCGCCAGGTGGAGCCTGGACCAGAGTCTGCGATCCCTGAAGACAGACTACCTCGACTGTGTACTCGTGCACGATCCGGCCGATGTGGAGGAATTGCTGCGCGAAGGCGCGGTTTTCGACGTGCTGCTCGAGATGAAATCGCAGGGCGTGGTCAGGAACATAGGGCTCGGCGCCCGTTCCCATGACTGGCACGTACGGCTGATCGACGAAGGCATCAGCGACGTGTCCCTGACCTTCCTGGACTACACCCTGGTCAACCAGACGGCCGCCGCTACCATCTTCCCGGCGGCCAGGAGACGGTCAACGGGCGTCATCCTGGCCAGCGTGCAGGGCATGGGCCTGCTGACCGGGCAGGAGCCCGATCCGGATCGCGAGCGGGGCATGCATCCCGGGTCCGAGCCGCGCGCCCATCGAATCTGGACCTGGTGCCGCGAGCACGGTGTCAACATCCGCCACCTGGCCATACAGTTCTGCCTGGCTGCGCCGGTGGACAGCATCGTCATGTTCGGGCCGGCGAGCATCCGGCACGTCCACGACGCCTTCGAGGCCGCCACCGAGACGATTCCGGACGAACTCTGGGAAGCGTTCGACCGTACTTTCGGCATCCGTCCG